The Solibacillus sp. FSL W7-1436 genome window below encodes:
- a CDS encoding spore germination protein has protein sequence MSSEENIKWINEQFKDTNELTMKTLEDEDKKAELFYIKPLIDVELLQQIVIKPYFEMPSETKYIRYLKALPQFQDSKSPEQLKTEVLNGNVVLFIQNKFYLLDLKFSFNDQTNTASVETTIHGSQLALSDNIATNINIIRSDYHQPTLYVEYSTIGQVNNHKLAIIYDKEKVNKNALNIITEKLQQVDKQVITSTVQLSNYINNKKYSLFPQLIMTERPDRIVYNLAGGKVILLVDGNPQALIAPVYFFDFMTSMEDNYHSFYISFFLKFLRYTGLFISLLLPGLYIGITSFAPEVFRTELALTIAGSRIGVPFSSFVEVLFMLFFMEMLLEASIRLPKTISATATTVGGLILGTAVTEASLASDIMVIIVSAVAISTFVIPINEMAFTIRVIRFFFILAATLLGLAGLTLALYALIMYLVSIDSFGEPYLKFNEKKTSKTKAGEEI, from the coding sequence ATGTCTTCGGAAGAGAACATTAAGTGGATTAATGAACAATTCAAAGATACAAATGAATTAACGATGAAGACGCTGGAAGATGAAGATAAGAAAGCCGAGCTATTTTACATAAAGCCGCTTATCGATGTGGAATTGCTTCAACAAATTGTCATTAAACCTTATTTTGAAATGCCATCCGAAACGAAATACATTCGATATTTAAAAGCCTTGCCCCAATTTCAGGACAGTAAGTCGCCGGAGCAGCTGAAAACTGAAGTGCTTAACGGCAATGTGGTTCTTTTCATACAGAATAAATTTTATTTACTAGACCTGAAATTTTCTTTCAATGATCAGACGAATACAGCATCAGTTGAAACAACAATTCATGGTTCACAGCTGGCACTTAGCGACAATATTGCGACAAATATTAATATTATCCGATCCGATTACCATCAGCCGACATTGTATGTTGAATACTCCACGATTGGACAAGTAAACAATCATAAACTGGCGATCATTTATGACAAAGAAAAAGTAAATAAAAATGCCCTGAACATTATCACGGAAAAACTGCAGCAAGTAGATAAGCAGGTCATTACATCAACAGTTCAGCTAAGTAACTATATCAACAATAAAAAGTATTCGTTATTTCCACAGTTGATTATGACAGAGCGGCCGGACAGGATTGTCTATAACTTGGCTGGAGGCAAAGTAATATTATTAGTGGACGGTAATCCTCAAGCATTAATTGCCCCTGTATATTTCTTCGATTTCATGACATCGATGGAGGATAATTACCATTCGTTTTATATATCGTTTTTCCTTAAATTTCTCCGTTATACCGGGTTATTTATCAGTCTCCTTTTACCGGGCTTATATATCGGTATTACTTCATTTGCACCGGAAGTTTTCCGAACCGAACTCGCTCTGACAATTGCAGGAAGCCGTATTGGGGTTCCGTTTTCTTCATTTGTAGAAGTATTGTTCATGCTATTTTTTATGGAAATGCTGCTGGAAGCGAGTATACGGCTGCCGAAAACGATCAGTGCAACGGCTACTACCGTCGGGGGGTTGATTTTAGGGACGGCTGTAACAGAAGCATCACTTGCATCGGATATTATGGTTATTATTGTGTCGGCGGTAGCAATATCAACTTTTGTTATTCCAATCAATGAAATGGCATTTACCATACGCGTAATTCGCTTCTTTTTCATTCTTGCAGCAACATTACTCGGCTTGGCAGGATTAACATTAGCACTTTATGCATTGATTATGTATTTAGTGAGCATCGACAGCTTTGGTGAACCATATCTGAAATTTAACGAAAAGAAGACAAGTAAAACGAAGGCAGGGGAGGAAATATGA
- a CDS encoding ABC transporter substrate-binding protein, which yields MKNVWIWIGIIFIIGFIISYWMFIVGAVVLYYAVKKIIKFSKEKKKQRILQAEQLKINENQSTIEYKMERLLTLTNNTDPNGFKRQQYKNKQQLDLRDYWYKYLDLRAKLILNDTPTYREEEVLHIMCDELLIRMDNLEIEVTDAVKKEFIEENLTPLLTDVVDIMEDISPVKTINMDAYRLLKASNQ from the coding sequence ATGAAAAATGTATGGATTTGGATAGGCATAATATTTATCATTGGATTTATTATTAGCTACTGGATGTTTATCGTTGGAGCGGTTGTATTGTATTATGCGGTTAAAAAAATCATAAAATTTTCTAAAGAGAAAAAGAAACAAAGAATTTTACAAGCCGAACAACTGAAAATTAACGAAAATCAGTCAACGATTGAGTATAAAATGGAAAGATTGCTTACTTTGACGAATAATACGGATCCAAATGGTTTTAAACGTCAGCAATATAAAAATAAGCAACAGCTGGATTTAAGGGATTACTGGTATAAATATTTGGATTTGCGAGCAAAGCTTATTTTGAACGATACGCCAACTTATCGGGAGGAAGAAGTATTGCATATTATGTGCGATGAACTGCTAATCCGAATGGATAACTTGGAAATCGAAGTAACAGATGCGGTGAAAAAAGAATTTATCGAAGAAAATTTAACACCATTGCTAACCGATGTAGTGGATATCATGGAAGATATCAGCCCAGTAAAAACAATTAATATGGATGCATACCGCTTATTAAAAGCGAGTAACCAATAA
- the leuD gene encoding 3-isopropylmalate dehydratase small subunit yields MKPINIVNSIYAPLDRKNVDTDQIISKEFLKRIERTGFGQYVFYHWRFDENGNPIEDFVLNKPEYKNAEILVAQDNFGCGSSREHAPWAILDYGFRVVIAPSFADIFHNNCFKNGILPIKLTESECDELLEKGLAEAKAIEVNLEQQTVTTGYGKTYSFEIDPYYKQMLLNGWDEISLTFQYEEQIAAYEKNRVAY; encoded by the coding sequence ATGAAACCGATTAATATAGTAAATAGTATTTATGCACCACTTGATCGTAAAAACGTCGATACCGACCAGATCATTTCGAAAGAATTTTTAAAGCGCATCGAACGCACAGGATTCGGACAATACGTATTTTATCACTGGCGTTTTGATGAAAACGGCAATCCAATCGAGGATTTCGTATTAAATAAACCAGAATATAAAAATGCAGAAATTTTAGTTGCGCAAGATAACTTTGGCTGTGGTTCATCACGTGAACACGCACCGTGGGCAATCCTTGACTACGGATTCAGAGTTGTCATCGCACCAAGCTTTGCGGATATTTTCCATAATAACTGTTTCAAAAACGGTATTTTACCGATTAAATTAACTGAAAGCGAATGTGACGAACTTTTAGAAAAAGGTTTAGCAGAAGCAAAGGCAATTGAAGTGAATTTAGAACAGCAAACAGTTACTACAGGTTACGGCAAAACGTATTCATTTGAAATCGATCCATATTATAAACAAATGTTATTAAATGGATGGGATGAAATTTCTCTTACATTCCAGTATGAAGAGCAAATTGCAGCATACGAGAAAAACCGCGTAGCATACTAA
- the leuC gene encoding 3-isopropylmalate dehydratase large subunit yields the protein MGKNIIEKVWEQHVVHREEGKPDLLYIDLHLIHEVTSPQAFEGLRLAGRKVRRTDLSFATMDHNVPTKNLPTINDPIAKKQIMTLAENAKEFGIELADIGHPDQGIVHVIGPELGLTQPGKTIVCGDSHTATHGAFGAIAFGIGTSEVEHVLSTQTLWQLKPPTMEIRVNGELGIGVTAKDIILAIIAKWGIGVGTGHIVEYTGEAIRKLSMEERMTICNMSIEAGAKAGLISPDETTVEFLRGRRHVPQGEKFEEAAKYWLSLASDADATYDVVLEIDAQEIEPIVTWGTNPAMGVGVSKTVPTAADYDNETDRSALNKALKYMDLQEGQKITDIEIQHVFIGSCTNSRINDLRAAAEIVKGEKLAPGVKGIVVPGSWSTKRQAEEEGLHQIFLDAGFEWRESGCSACLGMNEDVIPAGERCASTSNRNFEGRQGAGARTHLVSPAMAAAAAIHGRFVDVRKLQKQEA from the coding sequence ATGGGGAAAAATATTATTGAAAAAGTGTGGGAACAGCATGTCGTACATCGTGAAGAAGGAAAGCCGGACTTACTTTATATCGACCTGCATTTAATTCATGAAGTAACAAGTCCTCAAGCATTCGAAGGACTACGCCTGGCAGGACGGAAAGTGCGTCGTACAGATCTATCGTTCGCAACAATGGATCATAACGTACCTACAAAAAACCTGCCGACGATTAACGATCCAATCGCAAAAAAACAAATTATGACACTTGCTGAAAATGCAAAAGAATTCGGTATCGAATTAGCGGATATCGGTCATCCGGATCAAGGGATTGTTCACGTTATTGGACCGGAATTAGGTCTTACACAACCTGGTAAAACAATTGTTTGCGGTGATTCACATACAGCAACTCACGGTGCATTCGGCGCAATCGCATTCGGAATCGGTACTTCGGAAGTAGAACATGTACTTTCGACACAAACATTATGGCAATTAAAGCCGCCGACAATGGAAATCCGTGTTAACGGTGAACTTGGTATTGGGGTAACAGCAAAAGATATCATTTTAGCAATCATTGCAAAATGGGGGATCGGTGTCGGTACAGGACATATCGTAGAGTATACAGGTGAAGCGATCCGCAAGCTTTCTATGGAAGAGCGTATGACAATCTGTAATATGTCAATTGAAGCAGGAGCAAAAGCAGGCCTGATTTCACCGGATGAAACGACAGTTGAATTTTTACGCGGTCGCCGTCATGTTCCTCAAGGTGAAAAATTTGAGGAAGCGGCAAAATACTGGTTAAGTCTTGCTTCTGATGCGGATGCAACATATGATGTTGTTCTTGAAATCGACGCTCAGGAAATTGAACCGATTGTAACTTGGGGTACAAATCCAGCGATGGGTGTCGGCGTTTCGAAAACAGTTCCTACTGCTGCTGATTATGACAATGAAACGGATAGATCTGCATTAAACAAAGCACTGAAATATATGGATTTACAAGAAGGCCAAAAAATTACGGATATTGAAATTCAACATGTATTTATCGGATCTTGTACGAACTCCCGTATTAATGACTTACGTGCAGCTGCTGAAATTGTAAAAGGCGAAAAGCTTGCACCGGGTGTAAAAGGGATTGTAGTTCCTGGTTCTTGGTCGACAAAACGCCAGGCAGAAGAAGAAGGGCTACATCAAATTTTCCTTGATGCCGGTTTTGAATGGCGCGAATCAGGCTGTTCTGCTTGCTTAGGGATGAATGAAGATGTTATTCCAGCGGGTGAGCGTTGTGCTTCAACATCTAACCGTAACTTTGAAGGACGTCAAGGTGCAGGTGCCCGAACACATCTTGTATCACCAGCGATGGCAGCAGCTGCTGCAATTCACGGACGTTTTGTCGATGTTCGTAAGCTACAAAAGCAGGAAGCATAA
- the leuB gene encoding 3-isopropylmalate dehydrogenase translates to MEKKITVLPGDGIGPEVVASAVKVLQVIGKRFNHTFHLNYASIGGAAIDQYNNPLPEETIAMCEASDAILLGAVGGPKWDNNPPALRPEKGLLKIRKHFDLFANLRPVKAFPSLLASSPLKREVAENVDLMIVRELTGGLYFGEPRKKTDAGAIDTCVYSREEIERIVENAFELARLRRGKLCSVDKANVLDTSRLWREIVEEKKKQYPDVETEHNLVDSVAMKLITNPGHYDVIVTENLFGDILSDEASVITGSLGVLPSASIRGDNFGLYEPVHGSAPEIAGQGVANPAATILSVAMMLQYSFGLKEEAAEIERAVAAVFEDGYYTADLAQEHTRTLSTEEWTEKVLNEIDASFVSDSIMISYN, encoded by the coding sequence ATGGAAAAGAAAATTACAGTACTACCAGGTGACGGCATTGGTCCAGAAGTTGTTGCAAGTGCAGTAAAAGTATTACAAGTAATCGGGAAACGTTTTAACCATACATTTCATTTAAACTATGCTTCAATCGGCGGAGCTGCAATTGACCAGTACAATAATCCATTACCGGAAGAGACAATTGCGATGTGTGAAGCAAGTGATGCCATTTTATTAGGTGCAGTAGGTGGTCCGAAATGGGATAACAACCCGCCAGCATTGCGTCCGGAAAAAGGTTTACTAAAAATTCGCAAGCACTTTGATTTATTTGCGAATTTACGTCCTGTGAAAGCATTCCCAAGTTTACTTGCATCTTCTCCATTAAAGCGTGAAGTTGCGGAAAATGTAGACTTAATGATCGTCCGTGAATTAACAGGAGGGCTATACTTCGGAGAGCCACGTAAGAAAACAGATGCAGGTGCTATTGATACATGTGTGTATTCCCGTGAAGAAATCGAACGTATTGTTGAAAATGCATTCGAATTAGCACGTTTACGCCGTGGAAAACTTTGCTCGGTAGATAAAGCAAATGTACTGGATACATCCCGTTTATGGCGTGAAATTGTAGAAGAAAAGAAAAAGCAGTACCCAGATGTAGAAACAGAACACAACTTAGTTGACTCAGTGGCGATGAAACTGATTACTAACCCGGGTCATTATGATGTCATTGTTACAGAAAACTTATTCGGCGACATTTTAAGTGATGAAGCTTCTGTTATTACGGGTTCACTTGGTGTATTACCTTCTGCATCAATTCGCGGCGATAATTTTGGACTTTATGAGCCTGTACATGGTTCAGCTCCTGAAATTGCAGGTCAAGGTGTTGCGAACCCGGCAGCAACAATTCTTTCAGTAGCAATGATGCTTCAATATTCATTCGGCTTAAAAGAAGAAGCTGCAGAAATCGAACGTGCTGTTGCAGCCGTATTCGAAGATGGCTACTATACAGCCGATTTAGCTCAGGAACATACACGTACATTATCAACAGAGGAATGGACAGAAAAAGTACTAAACGAAATCGATGCAAGCTTCGTTTCAGACAGCATTATGATTTCATATAACTAA
- a CDS encoding 2-isopropylmalate synthase: MRKIDIFDTTLRDGEQSAGINLNTAEKVEIAKQLERLGVTIIEAGFPASSPGDLEAVSLIAKTVKNSIVTGLARAVKSDIDAVWEAIRHAEQPHVHTFIATSPIHMEYKLKKNPDEVIEQAVTAVKYAKEKFSLVEFSAEDGFRSDKEFLVRICQEVIKAGATTINIPDTVGYASPEEYGALFRYLRENVIGAEKIKFSAHCHDDLGMAVANSLAAIENGADQVECTINGLGERAGNAALEEIGVALHIRKDFYGVETGLNLKEIKRTSQMVSRLTNVVIQPNKAVVGKNAFAHESGIHQDGVLKNPETYEIISPALIGEDDIPLVLGKHSGRAAFRDRAETMGFQLSDEKLNKAFAEFKKLADRKKEVTEEDLTTILTEQQVSIEDVPLFELKSVQVQYGTENIPTATASVMTPDGELKTIASTGSGSVEAIFNTLEQLVGGKVNILDYRVQSVGKGRDALGEAVINLKYNGYTSTGRDSAQDVLEASAKAYLNAVNRQLIQQQVRDKQEVTV; encoded by the coding sequence ATGAGAAAAATTGACATTTTTGATACAACATTGCGCGATGGAGAACAATCGGCTGGTATTAACTTAAATACAGCAGAGAAAGTAGAAATCGCAAAACAACTAGAGCGTTTAGGTGTCACAATTATTGAGGCGGGATTCCCTGCCTCATCTCCAGGTGACTTGGAGGCGGTATCGTTAATCGCAAAAACGGTGAAGAATTCAATCGTCACAGGTTTAGCACGTGCTGTGAAAAGCGATATCGATGCAGTTTGGGAAGCAATTCGCCATGCTGAGCAGCCACATGTTCATACATTTATCGCAACAAGCCCGATTCATATGGAATATAAGCTTAAGAAAAATCCAGATGAAGTAATTGAGCAAGCTGTCACTGCGGTAAAGTATGCAAAGGAAAAATTCTCACTTGTAGAATTTTCTGCAGAAGATGGTTTCCGTTCAGACAAAGAATTTTTAGTTCGTATTTGCCAGGAAGTTATTAAAGCTGGTGCAACAACGATTAATATTCCAGACACAGTTGGTTATGCATCACCGGAAGAATACGGCGCTTTATTCCGTTATTTACGTGAAAACGTGATCGGGGCAGAAAAAATTAAATTCTCTGCTCATTGTCATGACGATTTAGGAATGGCAGTTGCAAACTCATTGGCAGCCATCGAAAACGGTGCAGATCAAGTAGAATGTACGATTAACGGTCTAGGTGAACGTGCAGGAAATGCCGCATTAGAAGAAATCGGTGTTGCCCTACATATTCGTAAAGACTTCTACGGTGTTGAAACTGGCTTGAACTTAAAAGAAATAAAACGTACATCACAGATGGTAAGCCGTTTAACAAACGTAGTCATTCAACCGAACAAAGCTGTTGTCGGTAAAAATGCATTCGCACATGAATCGGGTATTCACCAGGATGGTGTACTGAAAAACCCTGAAACATATGAAATCATTTCACCGGCACTGATCGGCGAAGACGATATTCCGTTAGTTTTAGGAAAACACTCAGGCCGCGCAGCATTCCGTGACCGTGCCGAAACAATGGGCTTCCAGCTGTCGGATGAAAAATTGAACAAAGCTTTCGCTGAGTTCAAAAAATTAGCGGACCGCAAAAAAGAAGTAACAGAAGAAGATTTAACAACGATTTTAACTGAGCAGCAAGTTTCAATAGAAGATGTTCCGTTATTTGAACTTAAATCGGTTCAAGTTCAATACGGTACAGAAAATATTCCAACAGCTACTGCATCAGTTATGACACCTGATGGCGAGTTGAAAACAATCGCCTCAACAGGGTCGGGTTCAGTCGAAGCCATTTTTAATACACTTGAACAGCTTGTTGGAGGTAAAGTCAATATTTTGGACTACCGAGTACAGTCAGTCGGTAAAGGACGCGATGCACTTGGAGAAGCGGTCATTAATTTAAAATATAACGGCTATACATCAACAGGACGTGACTCAGCACAAGATGTGCTGGAAGCAAGCGCAAAAGCGTATTTGAATGCAGTAAACAGACAATTGATTCAACAGCAAGTACGCGATAAACAAGAAGTTACGGTTTAA
- the ilvC gene encoding ketol-acid reductoisomerase: MSKMYYENEINEQVLQGKKIAIIGYGSQGHAHALNLKESGFDVVVGIRPGKSYDAAKEDGVEVKSVAEAAAEADVIQILLPDERQKAVYEAEIAPHLTPGKALMFAHGFNVHFGQIQPPADVDVFLVAPKGPGHLVRRQFTEGAGVPGLFAIHQDATGQARDLALAYGKGIGSARGGLLETTFAEETVTDLFGEQAVLCGGTTELVKAGFETLVEAGYQPELAYFETLHELKLIVDLMFEGGMATMRYSISDTAEWGDYVSGPRIIDASVKARMKDVLTDIQDGTFAKRWIAENENGRPEYTKFKEAGANHQIEEVGEKLRAMMPFINQGKQKVTVK, from the coding sequence ATGTCAAAAATGTATTATGAAAACGAAATTAATGAGCAAGTATTACAAGGTAAAAAAATCGCGATCATCGGTTATGGTTCACAAGGCCATGCTCATGCGCTTAACTTAAAAGAATCAGGTTTTGATGTAGTAGTAGGTATCCGTCCAGGTAAATCATATGATGCAGCAAAAGAAGATGGCGTAGAAGTTAAATCAGTAGCAGAAGCTGCTGCAGAAGCGGATGTAATCCAAATCTTACTTCCGGATGAGCGTCAAAAAGCAGTATACGAAGCTGAAATTGCACCACATTTAACACCAGGTAAAGCGTTAATGTTCGCACACGGTTTCAACGTACACTTCGGTCAAATTCAACCACCAGCAGATGTTGACGTATTCCTAGTAGCTCCAAAAGGCCCAGGTCACTTAGTACGTCGTCAATTCACTGAAGGCGCTGGCGTACCAGGATTATTCGCAATCCACCAAGATGCGACAGGTCAAGCTCGTGATTTAGCTCTTGCATACGGTAAAGGAATCGGTTCAGCACGTGGCGGATTACTTGAAACAACATTTGCTGAAGAAACAGTTACTGACTTATTCGGTGAGCAAGCAGTACTTTGCGGTGGTACAACTGAACTTGTTAAAGCAGGTTTCGAAACATTAGTTGAAGCAGGTTACCAACCAGAATTAGCTTACTTTGAAACATTACACGAACTTAAATTAATCGTTGACTTAATGTTCGAAGGCGGTATGGCAACAATGCGCTACTCAATTTCTGATACTGCAGAGTGGGGTGATTATGTTTCAGGTCCACGTATTATTGACGCATCAGTAAAAGCTCGTATGAAAGATGTATTAACTGATATCCAAGACGGTACATTTGCGAAACGCTGGATCGCTGAAAACGAAAACGGTCGTCCTGAATATACAAAATTCAAAGAAGCTGGCGCAAACCACCAAATTGAAGAAGTTGGCGAAAAATTACGTGCTATGATGCCATTCATCAACCAAGGAAAACAAAAGGTAACAGTGAAATAA
- the ilvN gene encoding acetolactate synthase small subunit — MKRVLTVTVINQSGVLNRVTGLLMKRQFNIESITVGHTEQPNFSKMTFIVHVEDENKIEQLIKQLSKQIDVLKVNDITEKAIVLRELALIKVVSPPNLRLEMNAIVEPFRPQVVDTSKNVVTYEVVGHPEKIDAFIELLRPYGIKELTRTGATAAIREAQKIESPQLSILK; from the coding sequence ATGAAGCGAGTGCTGACAGTAACAGTAATTAACCAAAGCGGCGTATTGAACCGAGTGACTGGCTTATTAATGAAACGTCAATTCAATATTGAATCGATTACAGTAGGTCATACGGAGCAGCCGAATTTTTCGAAAATGACGTTCATCGTCCATGTTGAAGATGAAAATAAAATCGAACAATTAATCAAACAGCTTTCGAAACAAATTGATGTATTAAAAGTAAACGATATTACTGAAAAAGCAATCGTTCTTCGTGAGCTGGCGCTTATTAAAGTAGTTTCACCGCCAAACTTGCGCCTGGAAATGAATGCAATCGTTGAGCCATTCCGTCCGCAAGTTGTCGATACATCAAAAAATGTCGTGACATATGAAGTAGTTGGTCACCCGGAAAAAATCGATGCATTTATCGAGTTACTTCGTCCATATGGCATTAAAGAGTTAACACGTACAGGTGCAACAGCAGCTATCCGTGAAGCTCAAAAAATCGAAAGCCCACAATTATCGATTTTAAAATAA
- the ilvB gene encoding biosynthetic-type acetolactate synthase large subunit codes for MSANVSVNQEIEKPTEQQVTKPRDGADILVQALHEQDVDIIFGYPGGAVLQIYDALYRNPIRHILTRHEQGAIHAAEGYARVMNKPGVVIATSGPGATNLVTGIADAMIDSIPLVIFTGQVATSVIGTDAFQEADIMGITTPITKHNYQVQDVADIPRIVKEAFHIANTGRKGPVVIDFPKNISQTVFLDEIKAPEDIYLPGYQPTTKPNYLQIQKAIQALSLAKKPLVLAGAGVLFADAREQLTEFIEKYNLPVVNTLLGLGSIHGQHKQFYGMAGMHGYATANDAITKCDLLINIGARFDDRLTGNLATFAPNATIIHIDIDPAEIGKNVPTDIPIVADAKEALYALLKKDFEGPDTTEWIHYLNDSRDKFPLWYEEEGEEVLPQQAIEILHKLTDGEAIVTTDVGQHQMWAAQYYHLNNPHNWVTSGGLGTMGFGFPAAIGAQFAKPEKKVISIVGDAGFQMTNQELALLKEFNLPVKVVILNNSCLGMVRQWQETFYEERYSQSLMPIQPDFVKLADAYGIKGYRIDNLSEAEAIFDEAINSDEPVVIDCRVKQLVSVFPMVAPGKGLHEMIGVKKP; via the coding sequence ATGAGTGCAAACGTTTCAGTAAATCAAGAAATCGAAAAGCCCACAGAACAACAAGTAACAAAACCGAGAGACGGTGCGGATATTTTAGTGCAGGCACTGCATGAGCAGGATGTTGATATTATTTTCGGTTACCCGGGTGGGGCAGTTCTACAAATCTATGATGCTCTTTACCGCAATCCGATCCGTCATATTCTGACACGCCATGAACAGGGCGCAATCCATGCAGCAGAAGGTTATGCTCGAGTGATGAATAAACCGGGTGTAGTAATTGCGACATCTGGTCCAGGTGCAACTAACCTCGTAACAGGTATTGCCGATGCGATGATCGACTCGATTCCGTTAGTTATTTTTACAGGGCAGGTTGCGACATCCGTAATTGGTACAGATGCATTCCAGGAAGCGGACATTATGGGGATTACAACACCAATTACAAAACATAACTACCAGGTGCAGGACGTAGCGGATATCCCCCGCATTGTAAAAGAAGCATTCCATATTGCCAATACAGGACGTAAGGGACCGGTTGTCATTGACTTCCCGAAAAATATCTCGCAAACCGTATTCCTGGATGAAATTAAAGCTCCGGAAGACATTTATCTACCGGGTTATCAGCCGACAACGAAACCGAATTATCTACAAATTCAAAAGGCGATCCAAGCATTAAGTTTAGCTAAAAAACCTTTAGTGCTGGCAGGTGCCGGCGTATTATTCGCAGATGCACGCGAACAATTGACAGAATTTATTGAAAAATACAATTTGCCGGTTGTTAACACATTACTTGGTTTAGGCAGCATTCACGGACAGCACAAACAATTCTACGGAATGGCCGGGATGCACGGTTATGCAACGGCAAATGACGCGATTACAAAATGCGACTTATTAATTAATATCGGTGCACGATTCGATGACCGATTAACAGGAAATTTAGCAACATTTGCACCGAATGCCACGATCATTCATATCGATATCGATCCGGCAGAAATCGGAAAAAATGTACCGACTGATATTCCGATCGTTGCAGATGCAAAAGAAGCATTATACGCACTGTTGAAAAAGGATTTTGAAGGACCGGATACAACGGAATGGATTCATTACTTAAACGATAGCCGTGATAAATTCCCGCTTTGGTATGAAGAAGAAGGTGAAGAAGTTTTACCGCAGCAAGCAATTGAGATCCTTCATAAATTGACGGACGGTGAAGCGATTGTCACAACGGATGTTGGACAGCATCAAATGTGGGCAGCCCAATACTATCATTTAAATAATCCGCATAACTGGGTAACATCAGGCGGTTTAGGAACGATGGGCTTCGGTTTCCCGGCAGCGATCGGTGCACAGTTTGCGAAACCTGAGAAGAAAGTTATCTCAATTGTAGGAGATGCCGGTTTCCAAATGACAAACCAGGAGCTTGCATTACTAAAAGAATTCAACTTACCGGTAAAAGTCGTTATCCTTAACAACAGCTGTTTAGGAATGGTACGTCAATGGCAGGAAACATTCTATGAGGAACGTTATTCACAAAGCTTGATGCCAATCCAGCCGGACTTCGTGAAACTTGCCGATGCATATGGCATTAAAGGCTACCGCATCGACAATTTATCAGAAGCAGAAGCAATCTTTGATGAAGCGATCAATTCTGATGAACCGGTTGTTATTGACTGCCGAGTGAAGCAACTTGTGAGCGTATTCCCAATGGTTGCGCCTGGTAAAGGATTACATGAAATGATTGGAGTGAAGAAGCCATGA